A window of the Helianthus annuus cultivar XRQ/B chromosome 4, HanXRQr2.0-SUNRISE, whole genome shotgun sequence genome harbors these coding sequences:
- the LOC110937196 gene encoding seipin-2 encodes MEQQSIIQTNVIEGSDVNFPFEDATNSFEEPDQSVSTSEESTVTFISEQSPESPSSPSSAGLRHRRLASFKTCKESQFFKNNPDGLIDFNPDSTCSSPVKKLKDNKKLNEILNSSVVCSSSGSDNNRLNNETDASSAITGDNNVDSPNAVPDVVYILAELVIKVISFQTKFLSNSVTFPIWLMHSLYLVLTDPFGVIKLAKSYMMGNSSEIMGICYTGVKLVNHLLFKKHESTVKLCVRIGWGLLWFVYCGFILVSLLVPAFLFGGMMMRWIVEEPVQVTEKLTFDYTKDTPTAFVAISSCPESSVIVHNEKSVIGSSVESRVIPFDHEVQATVSLTLPESDYNINLGIFQVRVDFLSSDGNVLASTRQPCMLRFKSQPIRLVSTFLKLASLLAGYSSETQTLDMKFRGYIEKDVHTSCSRVVIEQRAEFARRGGVPEVYSASLKIESRLPFVKRMLWYSKWLIYMWISVTMYIMELLFTLLCCRSIIFPWEQSLGRDLGSSNDGVPHNKPNASS; translated from the coding sequence ATGGAACAACAATCAATCATCCAAACCAACGTAATCGAAGGATCCGACGTCAATTTCCCCTTTGAAGATGCCACTAATTCCTTCGAAGAACCCGATCAATCCGTTTCAACCTCCGAAGAATCTACCGTTACTTTCATATCAGAACAATCGCCGGAATCTCCCTCATCTCCTTCCTCCGCCGGCTTACGTCATCGCCGACTTGCATCTTTTAAAACCTGTAAAGAGTCTCAATTCTTTAAAAATAATCCAGACGGATTAATAGATTTCAATCCTGATAGCACCTGTAGTTCTCCAGTGAAGAAGTTGAAGGATAATAAGAAACTAAATGAAATTTTGAATTCAAGTGTTGTTTGTTCGAGTTCGGGAAGCGATAATAACCGGTTAAACAACGAAACGGATGCGAGTTCTGCGATAACCGGAGACAATAATGTGGATTCCCCGAATGCTGTACCTGATGTTGTTTATATCCTGGCTGAATTGGTTATCAAAGTTATTAgttttcaaacaaagtttttATCGAATTCTGTTACGTTTCCGATATGGTTAATGCATTCGTTGTACTTGGTACTGACAGATCCTTTTGGGgttataaaacttgctaaaagTTACATGATGGGGAATAGTTCTGAGATCATGGGGATTTGTTACACTGGTGTTAAGTTGGTTAATCACTTGTTGTTTAAGAAGCATGAGTCTACGGTTAAGTTATGTGTTCGGATCGGGTGGGGGTTGTTGTGGTTTGTTTACTGTGGGTTTATTTTGGTTAGTTTGTTAGTTCCGGCCTTTCTGTTTGGTGGCATGATGATGAGATGGATAGTGGAGGAACCGGTACAGGTAACGGAGAAGTTGACTTTTGATTATACGAAAGATACGCCTACGGCTTTTGTGGCGATAAGTTCTTGTCCGGAGTCGTCTGTTATAGTGCACAACGAAAAGAGCGTGATTGGGAGTTCTGTTGAATCACGGGTTATACCGTTTGATCATGAAGTGCAGGCGACTGTTTCTTTAACTCTGCCGGAATCTGATTACAATATAAATCTTGGGATTTTTCAGGTGAGGGTGGATTTTTTGTCGAGTGATGGTAACGTTCTTGCGAGTACGAGGCAGCCGTGTATGTTGCGGTTTAAAAGTCAGCCGATTCGGCTTGTGTCAACTTTCTTGAAGCTGGCTTCTCTTCTGGCTGGATATTCGTCAGAAACACAAACGTTGGATATGAAGTTCAGAGGATATATTGAAAAAGACGTCCATACTTCCTGTTCGAGGGTCGTCATTGAACAACGTGCAGAATTTGCAAGGAGGGGTGGTGTTCCTGAAGTATACTCTGCATCTTTGAAGATAGAGTCTCGACTTCCTTTTGTAAAGAGGATGTTGTGGTATTCAAAGTGGTTGATATACATGTGGATTAGCGTTACGATGTATATAATGGAGTTGTTGTTCACACTTCTATGTTGTCGGTCCATCATATTTCCATGGGAACAATCTTTGGGTCGTGATTTAGGTTCTTCAAATGACGGTGTACCTCACAACAAGCCGAACGCTTCAAGCTAG